The Corynebacterium comes genome window below encodes:
- the thiS gene encoding sulfur carrier protein ThiS: protein MNLTVNNQPVATDATTLVGLLEETLGRIPDAGVAVAVDGDVVPRSQWDLALVEGQSVDILTAVQGG, encoded by the coding sequence ATGAACCTCACCGTGAACAACCAGCCCGTGGCCACCGACGCCACCACCCTCGTCGGACTGCTGGAGGAGACCCTCGGCCGGATTCCGGACGCCGGAGTGGCCGTCGCCGTCGACGGCGACGTCGTGCCCCGCTCGCAGTGGGACCTCGCACTCGTCGAAGGCCAGTCCGTCGACATTCTCACCGCAGTCCAGGGAGGCTGA
- the rplS gene encoding 50S ribosomal protein L19: MNILDKVDAAQLREDVPAFRPGDTVDVHVKVIEGSNERIQIFKGVVIRRQNSGIRETFTVRKVSFGIGVERTFPVHSPNIDKLEVLRRGDVRRAKLYYLRELRGKAARIKEKR, encoded by the coding sequence ATGAACATTCTCGACAAGGTTGATGCCGCGCAGCTGCGCGAAGATGTCCCGGCCTTCCGCCCGGGTGACACCGTCGATGTCCACGTCAAGGTCATCGAGGGTTCCAACGAGCGTATCCAGATCTTCAAGGGCGTCGTCATCCGTCGCCAGAACTCCGGTATCCGCGAGACCTTCACCGTCCGCAAGGTCTCCTTCGGTATCGGCGTTGAGCGTACCTTCCCGGTCCACTCCCCGAACATCGACAAGCTCGAGGTCCTCCGTCGCGGTGACGTCCGTCGCGCGAAGCTCTACTACCTCCGTGAGCTGCGCGGCAAGGCTGCCCGCATCAAGGAGAAGCGCTAA
- the thiO gene encoding glycine oxidase ThiO produces the protein MTGVSVVGGGLIGLATALRLADRGHAVTLLDPAPASGATHHAGGMLAPAAEVVYRQESLFPLMQRSAELYPGLIQAVEKHTDLPTGYRTEGTLVVAADRADSTHLAELSDYQSAHGMDVERLPLRQARKLEPSLSPQLAGAVLIPGDHQVNPRMFAAALLDALANLGVSIVREKVTELPGDEQVVLANGLGAAALHEGLQLRPVYGDILRLGVPDHLSPLITRVVRGFVADRPVYLIPRSDGTLAIGATSREDDRPVPRTSAIHDLLGDAIRLVPGVEECDFLEATTGARPGTPDDLPYLGRVSGNLIISTGYFRHGILLTALAADATLALVEGRDPGIDLAACDPHRHQEF, from the coding sequence ATGACCGGCGTCTCAGTTGTCGGTGGCGGCCTCATCGGCCTGGCCACCGCCCTGCGTCTGGCGGACCGGGGCCACGCGGTCACCCTCCTGGACCCCGCGCCCGCCTCCGGCGCCACCCACCACGCCGGTGGCATGCTCGCCCCGGCGGCGGAGGTGGTCTACCGGCAGGAGTCACTGTTTCCTCTCATGCAGCGCTCGGCGGAGCTGTACCCGGGGCTAATCCAGGCCGTCGAGAAGCACACCGACCTGCCCACCGGATACCGCACCGAGGGCACCCTCGTGGTGGCCGCGGACCGGGCGGATTCGACGCACCTGGCGGAGCTGTCGGACTACCAGTCCGCCCACGGCATGGACGTCGAAAGGCTGCCGCTGCGCCAGGCCCGGAAACTCGAGCCGAGTCTGAGCCCGCAGCTCGCGGGCGCGGTGCTCATCCCGGGCGATCACCAGGTCAACCCGCGCATGTTCGCGGCAGCGCTCCTTGACGCCCTGGCCAACCTCGGCGTGAGCATCGTCCGGGAGAAGGTGACTGAGCTGCCAGGGGACGAACAGGTGGTGCTGGCCAACGGCCTCGGCGCCGCCGCGCTCCACGAGGGACTGCAACTGCGCCCCGTCTACGGCGACATTCTGCGCCTGGGGGTTCCGGATCACCTCTCGCCGTTGATCACCCGCGTGGTGCGCGGATTCGTGGCGGACCGCCCCGTCTACCTCATCCCCCGCTCAGACGGCACCCTGGCCATCGGCGCCACCTCCCGGGAGGACGACCGCCCCGTGCCTCGCACCAGCGCGATCCACGACCTGCTGGGCGACGCCATACGCCTCGTCCCCGGCGTCGAGGAGTGCGACTTCCTCGAGGCCACCACCGGCGCCCGCCCCGGCACCCCGGACGATCTCCCCTACCTTGGGAGGGTGAGCGGGAACCTCATCATCTCGACGGGGTACTTCCGCCACGGGATCCTCCTCACCGCGCTGGCCGCGGACGCGACGCTGGCCCTCGTGGAGGGCCGTGATCCCGGAATTGACCTCGCAGCCTGCGATCCCCACCGACACCAGGAGTTCTGA
- a CDS encoding ABC transporter ATP-binding protein gives MTPSTASPFRTLLNMLAHHKGVLTLAIVMSLAGSALSLAQPMVINRIISTIGEGPVAWLVWLLVGLLLVSSVLSALRSYLLTRTAETAVLATRHRLIAQLLRLPVPAYDRHRTGDLVTRLGSDTTLIRSAFTGGLVEAIGGVATMIGAIVLMALVDVLMLGIVLGVVAVTLFAVVSTSTLIQRYTKKAQEAVGDLGAGMDRALVAVRTIRAAGAQDQVEAGLRADADLAWLQGVRIARVAALIFPAAGLAMQGSFLLVLGIGGARVAAGTITVAELVTFVLYLFMVSMPLGSIFAAVTTIRQAMGAIERIGQIMEIEPESTDGRTARDAHSISFDNVSFAYEGRVTESGETPEPHPVLLDVSVDIRAGEKTAIVGPSGSGKSTMLALIERFYDPTEGRILLGDQDMAELTRSSVRKVVGYVEQEAAVLAGTVRENLTLGAPDTSDERCWWALDQVNLRERVAETDGLDTILGDRGLSLSGGQRQRLALARMLLMETPILLLDEPTSAVDSQNEQLILDAVDASAEGRTLVVVAHRLSTVTDADQIIVLDNGRVAATGTHSELLATSPLYQNLASRQLLG, from the coding sequence ATGACCCCGTCGACAGCCTCACCGTTCCGGACACTCCTCAACATGCTCGCCCACCACAAGGGTGTTCTCACCCTGGCGATAGTCATGTCACTGGCGGGTTCCGCTCTCAGTCTGGCGCAGCCGATGGTGATCAACCGGATCATCTCCACCATCGGTGAGGGGCCGGTCGCGTGGCTGGTCTGGCTGCTCGTCGGACTTCTCCTGGTGTCCTCCGTCCTGTCGGCCCTGCGCTCCTACCTGCTGACCCGCACCGCGGAGACCGCCGTCCTGGCCACCCGCCACCGGCTCATCGCGCAGCTGCTGCGGCTGCCCGTCCCCGCGTATGACCGTCACCGCACCGGCGACCTGGTCACCCGGCTCGGCTCCGACACCACGCTCATCCGCTCCGCCTTCACCGGCGGACTCGTCGAGGCCATCGGCGGCGTAGCCACCATGATCGGCGCGATCGTCCTCATGGCGCTCGTCGACGTCCTCATGCTCGGCATCGTCCTCGGCGTCGTCGCGGTCACCCTTTTCGCGGTGGTGAGCACCTCCACCCTCATCCAGCGGTACACGAAGAAGGCGCAGGAGGCGGTCGGCGACCTGGGCGCCGGCATGGACCGGGCGCTGGTCGCCGTCCGCACCATCCGCGCGGCCGGCGCCCAGGATCAGGTCGAGGCCGGACTGCGTGCCGACGCCGACCTCGCCTGGCTCCAGGGAGTCCGCATCGCACGTGTCGCCGCCCTCATCTTCCCCGCCGCCGGGCTGGCCATGCAGGGCAGTTTCCTGCTGGTCCTCGGCATCGGTGGTGCACGTGTCGCCGCCGGCACCATCACCGTCGCCGAGCTGGTGACCTTCGTCCTCTACCTTTTCATGGTCTCCATGCCCCTGGGCTCGATCTTCGCCGCAGTGACCACCATCCGGCAGGCCATGGGTGCCATCGAACGCATCGGGCAGATCATGGAGATCGAACCCGAATCGACCGACGGCCGCACCGCCCGGGACGCCCACTCCATCTCCTTCGACAACGTCTCCTTCGCCTATGAAGGGAGGGTGACGGAATCCGGCGAGACGCCCGAGCCGCACCCCGTGCTTCTCGACGTCTCCGTGGACATCCGCGCCGGCGAGAAGACCGCCATCGTCGGCCCCTCCGGCTCCGGAAAGTCCACCATGCTGGCGTTGATCGAACGCTTCTACGACCCGACGGAAGGACGTATCCTCCTGGGGGACCAGGACATGGCAGAGCTGACGCGCTCCTCCGTCCGCAAGGTCGTGGGTTATGTCGAGCAGGAGGCGGCCGTGCTCGCCGGCACCGTCCGGGAGAATCTGACCCTGGGCGCGCCGGACACCAGCGACGAGCGCTGCTGGTGGGCCCTCGACCAGGTCAATCTGCGGGAGCGGGTGGCCGAGACCGACGGCCTGGACACCATTCTGGGCGACCGGGGACTGTCTCTGTCCGGTGGCCAACGCCAGCGCCTGGCACTGGCCCGCATGCTGCTCATGGAGACTCCGATCCTGCTGCTCGACGAACCCACCTCGGCCGTCGACTCGCAGAACGAGCAGCTCATCCTCGACGCCGTCGACGCCTCCGCGGAGGGCCGGACGCTGGTCGTCGTCGCCCACCGCCTGTCCACGGTCACCGACGCCGACCAGATCATCGTCCTCGACAACGGGCGGGTCGCCGCCACGGGCACCCACTCCGAGCTCCTGGCGACCAGCCCCCTCTATCAGAACCTGGCGTCCCGGCAGCTGCTGGGTTAG
- the lepB gene encoding signal peptidase I: MSDTEKKTAPWYIEIPVVIVLTLLAIFLLQTFIGRVYMIPSQSMEPTLHGCAGCTGDRIFVDKIGYRFGEPEAGDVVVFKGTDSWNQGFVSQRSENDVVRSMQNFGSYIGLVAPDENDLVKRIVATGGQTVSCQDGDPAVMVDDAPIDQSYTLDPPAYPIDPETGSQACGGPYFGPLTVPEDNYFMMGDNRTNSADSRAHIGDEYQGTIPEENIRGKVQAIIFPFNRIGGVEDPAIQQ, encoded by the coding sequence GTGAGTGACACGGAGAAGAAGACAGCGCCCTGGTACATCGAGATTCCGGTGGTCATCGTGCTGACGCTGCTGGCGATCTTCCTTCTCCAGACCTTCATCGGACGGGTCTACATGATCCCCTCGCAGTCGATGGAACCCACCCTGCACGGCTGCGCCGGCTGCACGGGCGACCGCATCTTCGTGGACAAGATCGGCTACCGCTTCGGCGAGCCGGAGGCGGGTGACGTGGTGGTGTTCAAGGGCACCGACTCGTGGAACCAGGGCTTCGTCTCCCAGCGCTCGGAGAACGACGTCGTCCGCAGCATGCAGAACTTCGGTTCCTACATCGGGCTTGTCGCCCCGGATGAGAATGACCTGGTCAAGCGTATCGTGGCCACCGGTGGGCAGACGGTGTCCTGTCAGGACGGCGACCCGGCGGTAATGGTGGACGATGCGCCGATCGATCAGTCCTACACCCTGGATCCGCCGGCCTACCCCATCGATCCGGAGACCGGTTCCCAGGCCTGTGGCGGGCCCTACTTCGGCCCGCTGACCGTGCCCGAGGACAACTACTTCATGATGGGCGACAACCGCACCAACTCCGCCGACTCCCGCGCGCACATCGGCGATGAGTACCAGGGCACCATCCCGGAGGAGAACATCCGCGGCAAGGTACAGGCCATCATCTTCCCGTTCAACCGCATCGGTGGCGTCGAGGACCCGGCGATTCAGCAGTAG
- a CDS encoding ThiF family adenylyltransferase, whose translation MALPERELRRTARQLALPGWGVEQQERLHGAHVLVIGAGGLGCPAMQSLASAGVGHISVIDDDTVDITNIHRQILFGASDVGRPKVEVAAERLRELQPDITVTALRERLTVANAVALVGSVDLVLDGSDSFTTKYLVADAAEITGTPLVWGTVLRFRGDVCLWADGVGLRDLFPVQPTGDSIPDCATAGVLGATTATIGALMATETIKFLAGLPTRPGRMLSYDALTATTRSFTVVADPQRPRVTSLSADYADAVCAVGPDPQALLDDVRHGRAILLDIREPHEKLLNDSLAHLNPVRLPLSDIFGPGNITRALGDAERVIVHCASGVRSAEFCRKYADLGYEFIDLPGGINGLR comes from the coding sequence ATGGCCCTCCCGGAACGCGAACTCCGCCGCACCGCCCGCCAGCTCGCCCTGCCCGGTTGGGGCGTGGAACAACAGGAACGCCTGCACGGTGCCCACGTGCTGGTCATCGGTGCCGGTGGCCTGGGGTGCCCGGCGATGCAGTCCCTGGCCTCCGCCGGTGTCGGCCACATCAGCGTCATCGACGACGACACCGTCGACATCACCAACATCCACCGCCAGATCCTCTTCGGTGCCTCCGACGTCGGCCGCCCCAAGGTGGAGGTCGCCGCGGAGCGCCTGCGTGAGCTGCAGCCGGACATCACCGTCACCGCACTGCGGGAGCGCCTGACCGTCGCGAACGCGGTGGCGCTGGTCGGCTCCGTTGACCTCGTCCTCGACGGCTCGGATTCCTTCACCACCAAGTACCTCGTGGCCGATGCCGCCGAGATCACCGGCACTCCGCTGGTCTGGGGTACCGTGCTGCGTTTCCGTGGCGACGTCTGCCTGTGGGCCGACGGCGTGGGCCTGCGCGACCTCTTCCCGGTCCAGCCCACGGGCGACTCGATCCCGGACTGCGCCACCGCCGGCGTCCTGGGCGCCACCACCGCGACGATCGGTGCCCTCATGGCCACCGAGACCATCAAGTTCCTCGCCGGTCTGCCCACCCGGCCGGGCAGGATGCTCAGCTACGACGCACTGACGGCGACGACCAGGAGCTTCACCGTCGTCGCCGACCCGCAGCGCCCGCGGGTCACGTCCCTGTCAGCCGACTACGCCGACGCTGTCTGCGCCGTGGGTCCCGACCCGCAGGCGCTTCTCGACGACGTCCGCCACGGCCGCGCCATCCTCCTGGACATCCGCGAACCCCACGAGAAGCTGCTCAACGACTCCCTCGCACACCTCAACCCCGTGCGTCTGCCCCTCTCGGACATCTTCGGCCCAGGCAACATCACCCGGGCGCTGGGCGACGCGGAGCGCGTGATCGTCCACTGTGCCTCCGGGGTGCGCAGCGCCGAGTTCTGCCGGAAGTACGCCGACCTGGGCTACGAGTTCATCGACCTGCCGGGTGGCATCAACGGCCTGCGCTGA
- a CDS encoding YraN family protein, translating into MTASMHRRRTRLGRLGEERVAELYRRRGAEIVDRNVSYPVGELDLIAREKDGTIVFIEVKTRSGPGFGGAEAVTGRKLARLRRAAARWLAGRPGVAVRFDVVVLTAAGRGFDVEVYEGVEHGAR; encoded by the coding sequence ATGACCGCATCGATGCACCGTCGCCGTACCAGACTGGGTCGGCTGGGGGAGGAGCGCGTCGCCGAACTCTACCGTCGGCGCGGGGCGGAGATCGTCGACCGCAACGTCTCCTATCCCGTAGGCGAGCTCGACCTCATCGCCCGGGAGAAGGACGGCACGATCGTCTTCATCGAGGTGAAGACCCGCTCGGGCCCCGGTTTCGGGGGAGCGGAGGCCGTGACCGGACGGAAGCTCGCCCGCCTGCGCCGGGCCGCCGCCCGCTGGTTGGCGGGCAGGCCCGGGGTGGCTGTGCGTTTCGACGTCGTCGTGCTCACCGCCGCCGGCCGCGGCTTCGACGTCGAGGTCTACGAGGGGGTCGAGCATGGCGCTCGGTAG
- a CDS encoding DUF2469 domain-containing protein: MSAEELDNYEAEVELSLYREYRDVVSQFSYVVETERRFYLANAVELIPHTEGRDVYYEVRMSDAWVWDMYRSARFVRYVRVITYKDVNIEELDKPDLILPE; this comes from the coding sequence ATGAGTGCTGAGGAACTCGACAACTACGAGGCAGAGGTTGAACTTTCCCTCTACCGCGAGTACCGGGACGTGGTCAGCCAGTTCTCCTATGTCGTGGAGACCGAACGCCGCTTCTACCTGGCCAACGCCGTGGAGCTGATTCCGCACACTGAAGGCCGCGACGTCTACTACGAGGTGCGTATGTCGGACGCCTGGGTATGGGACATGTACCGCTCCGCCCGCTTCGTGCGTTACGTCCGGGTGATCACCTACAAGGACGTCAACATCGAGGAACTGGACAAGCCGGACCTGATCCTGCCGGAGTAG
- a CDS encoding YifB family Mg chelatase-like AAA ATPase, with protein MALGRTHTIALEGVSARIVTVEANVGPGLPGIHMVGLGDAAVTESRDRIRTAVANSSLSWPKTKIVVSMSPASLRKSGSHFDLPTAVAVLAAGAPETRDRLLESVLVGELGLDGTVRSVSGVLPALLAARQHGFTHAVIPPGNADEATLVEGLVVHTAATLVEAWNWATGAAGLPRATGSVPARCRKVPDFADLAGQPEARLAAEVAAAGGHHMLLLGPPGSGKSMIAARLPGILPPLTPAQSLEATAVHSVAGRGQVMTQAPFIDPHHSITRAALLGGGSGVPRPGAVSLAHHGVLFLDEVSEIPAAILDGLRTPLEDGHIRLIRARREVIFPARLQLILAANPCRCAAEDPARCRCRSRDRSTYLGNISGPLRDRLDIVATTSATGAVLGTGDDEPSSRIAERVAQARERAQARWRMTNAMMDPHELRRHHPADEAGMAMLGALLSDGGLTQRGVDRSLKLAWTLADLDGAVSPDLGHVARALDLREGA; from the coding sequence ATGGCGCTCGGTAGAACCCACACCATCGCCCTGGAGGGGGTCAGCGCCCGGATCGTCACCGTCGAGGCGAACGTCGGTCCCGGCCTGCCCGGGATACACATGGTCGGGCTGGGGGACGCGGCCGTCACGGAGTCCCGCGACCGGATCCGGACCGCCGTGGCCAATTCCTCCCTCAGCTGGCCGAAGACGAAGATCGTGGTGTCCATGTCGCCCGCCTCGCTACGCAAGTCCGGTTCCCACTTCGACCTCCCCACCGCCGTCGCGGTGCTCGCCGCCGGGGCCCCGGAGACGCGGGATCGCCTGCTTGAGTCCGTGCTGGTCGGTGAACTCGGACTCGACGGCACCGTCCGTTCCGTTTCCGGGGTACTGCCCGCGCTGCTGGCGGCCCGCCAACACGGCTTCACCCACGCCGTCATCCCGCCCGGGAACGCGGATGAGGCCACGCTCGTGGAGGGGCTGGTCGTCCATACGGCGGCGACGCTGGTCGAGGCCTGGAACTGGGCCACCGGGGCGGCGGGACTGCCCCGGGCAACGGGGTCGGTGCCTGCCCGGTGCCGCAAGGTCCCCGACTTCGCCGACCTGGCCGGACAACCCGAAGCGAGGCTCGCCGCCGAAGTGGCGGCCGCCGGGGGACACCACATGCTGCTGCTCGGCCCGCCCGGATCGGGCAAGTCCATGATCGCCGCCCGGCTCCCGGGCATCCTGCCCCCGCTGACACCTGCCCAGTCGCTGGAGGCCACCGCGGTGCATTCCGTGGCGGGCCGCGGGCAGGTGATGACGCAGGCGCCCTTCATCGACCCGCACCACTCCATCACCCGGGCGGCACTCCTCGGCGGCGGTTCCGGGGTGCCGCGCCCGGGGGCGGTGAGCCTCGCCCATCACGGGGTGCTCTTCCTCGACGAGGTCTCCGAGATACCGGCCGCCATTCTCGACGGTCTGCGTACCCCGCTCGAGGACGGCCACATCCGGCTCATCCGGGCGCGCCGGGAGGTGATATTCCCCGCCCGCCTGCAGCTCATCCTCGCCGCCAACCCGTGCCGGTGCGCGGCGGAGGACCCCGCCCGCTGCCGGTGCCGGTCCCGCGACCGGTCCACCTACCTGGGAAACATCTCCGGGCCGTTGCGCGACCGCCTGGACATCGTCGCCACCACCTCCGCCACGGGTGCCGTCCTGGGCACCGGGGACGATGAACCGTCGAGCCGTATCGCCGAGCGCGTGGCACAGGCCCGCGAGCGCGCGCAGGCGCGGTGGAGAATGACCAACGCGATGATGGATCCCCACGAACTGCGTCGGCATCACCCCGCGGATGAGGCCGGCATGGCGATGCTCGGGGCCCTGCTCTCCGACGGCGGCCTCACCCAACGCGGTGTCGACCGCTCCCTGAAACTCGCCTGGACCCTCGCCGACCTCGACGGCGCCGTCAGTCCCGACCTCGGGCACGTCGCCCGCGCGCTGGACCTGCGGGAGGGAGCATGA
- a CDS encoding thiamine phosphate synthase, which translates to MRPTPDLRCYLVTGSGPREHVVDVARRAVAGGARTVQVRSKPISARDLYALTEEIARAVGDRAHVLVDDRVDVALALRRRSVPVHGVHVGQDDLNVRDVRALLGDDAVIGLTTGTRALVEAANGFADVIDYIGVGPFRPTPTKDSGREPVGADGYRALVELSEVPVVAIGDVTADDAGVLAGTGVAGLAVVRGLMGAADPAAYAQRLISGFEQGRR; encoded by the coding sequence ATGCGCCCCACCCCTGATCTCCGCTGTTACCTGGTCACCGGATCCGGGCCGCGGGAGCACGTCGTCGACGTCGCCCGTCGGGCCGTCGCCGGAGGTGCCCGCACCGTGCAGGTCCGCAGCAAGCCGATCTCCGCGCGCGACCTGTACGCGCTCACGGAGGAGATCGCCCGTGCCGTCGGCGACCGCGCCCATGTGCTTGTCGACGACCGCGTCGACGTCGCCCTCGCCCTGCGCCGCCGCAGCGTCCCGGTCCACGGCGTGCACGTCGGCCAGGACGACCTCAACGTCCGTGACGTGCGGGCACTGCTCGGCGACGACGCCGTCATCGGCCTGACCACCGGCACCCGCGCACTGGTCGAGGCCGCCAACGGGTTCGCCGACGTGATCGACTACATCGGCGTCGGACCCTTCCGCCCCACCCCGACCAAGGACTCCGGGCGCGAGCCGGTGGGTGCGGACGGGTACCGGGCGCTGGTGGAGCTCTCGGAGGTGCCGGTCGTCGCCATCGGGGACGTCACCGCCGATGACGCGGGCGTGCTCGCCGGCACCGGTGTCGCCGGGCTGGCCGTCGTCCGCGGACTCATGGGCGCCGCCGACCCGGCCGCCTACGCACAGCGTCTGATCAGTGGTTTCGAGCAGGGCCGCCGATGA
- a CDS encoding thiazole synthase, whose product MLTIADRPFDSHLIMGTGGATSMTMLEESLLASGTELTTVAMRRHAARADGGESVFDMLQRLNIAPLPNTAGCRTARDAVLTARLAREALGTNWVKVEVIADEHTLLPDVVELIDACELLVAEGFVVLAYTSDDPVVAKRLEDVGCAAVMPLGSPIGTGLGILNPHNIELICSRATVPVLLDAGVGTASDAALAMELGCSGVLLASAVNRCQDPVAMATAMRHAVDAGRLARSAGRIPKREHAVASSTFEGLASWSEQVL is encoded by the coding sequence ATGCTCACCATCGCCGACCGCCCCTTCGACTCCCACCTCATCATGGGTACCGGCGGCGCCACCTCGATGACCATGCTGGAGGAGTCGCTGCTGGCTTCGGGCACCGAGCTGACCACCGTCGCCATGCGCCGTCATGCCGCCCGCGCTGACGGCGGCGAGTCCGTCTTCGACATGCTGCAGCGCCTGAACATCGCGCCCCTGCCCAACACCGCCGGCTGCCGCACCGCCCGGGACGCCGTCCTCACCGCCCGGCTCGCGCGCGAGGCGCTGGGCACCAACTGGGTGAAGGTCGAGGTCATCGCCGACGAGCACACACTGCTCCCCGACGTCGTCGAGCTCATCGACGCCTGCGAGCTGCTCGTCGCCGAGGGCTTCGTCGTACTGGCCTACACCTCCGACGACCCGGTCGTGGCCAAGCGCCTCGAGGACGTCGGGTGCGCCGCCGTCATGCCGCTGGGCTCGCCCATCGGCACCGGGCTGGGCATCCTCAACCCGCACAACATCGAGCTGATCTGCTCGCGCGCGACCGTGCCCGTTCTTCTCGACGCCGGCGTGGGCACCGCCTCCGACGCAGCCCTGGCCATGGAGCTGGGTTGTTCCGGAGTGCTGCTCGCCTCCGCCGTCAACCGCTGCCAGGACCCGGTGGCCATGGCCACCGCCATGCGTCACGCCGTCGACGCCGGCCGCCTGGCCCGCTCCGCCGGGCGCATCCCCAAACGGGAGCACGCCGTCGCCTCCTCCACCTTCGAGGGGCTCGCCTCCTGGTCGGAGCAGGTGCTGTAG
- a CDS encoding ribonuclease HII: MRPEELLSAHGLGPVAGVDEAGRGACCGPMTVAACVLPDGELPGLERLTDSKKLTPALREKLFPLIIDAAVSWSVVTVSATYIDARGIQHANISGMRRAVATLDVRPGYVLTDAWRIPGLVVPHLPVIGGDAAMRCISAASVLAKVTRDRLMVTMDGYYPGYGLASHKGYSTKAHMAAVRQHGATREHRYTYANVVKAHDEWLNAQEADHEC; encoded by the coding sequence GTGCGACCGGAGGAACTGCTCTCCGCCCACGGTCTGGGCCCTGTGGCGGGCGTCGACGAGGCCGGGCGTGGCGCCTGCTGCGGACCGATGACGGTCGCGGCATGCGTTCTCCCCGACGGGGAGCTTCCCGGCCTGGAACGGCTGACCGACTCGAAGAAACTCACCCCCGCACTCCGCGAGAAGCTTTTCCCGCTGATCATCGACGCCGCCGTGTCCTGGTCCGTGGTCACCGTCTCCGCCACGTACATCGACGCCCGCGGGATCCAGCACGCGAACATTTCCGGGATGCGTAGGGCGGTGGCGACGCTCGACGTCCGGCCCGGCTACGTCCTCACCGACGCATGGCGCATCCCCGGCCTGGTGGTCCCGCATCTGCCGGTGATCGGCGGGGACGCCGCCATGCGGTGCATCTCGGCGGCCAGTGTGCTGGCGAAGGTCACCCGTGACCGGCTCATGGTCACGATGGACGGGTACTACCCGGGATACGGGCTGGCCTCGCACAAGGGCTACTCTACGAAGGCCCACATGGCTGCGGTGCGTCAGCACGGCGCGACGCGTGAGCACCGATACACTTATGCCAACGTCGTGAAGGCCCACGACGAATGGCTGAACGCGCAGGAGGCGGATCATGAGTGCTGA